The genomic interval attgcagagctctgagatgcagagggatctaggtgtcctagtgcatgaattgcaaaaggttaatatgcaggtacagcatgtaattaggaaagctaatagaatcttatcgtttatcgcgaggggaattgaatacaaaagtagggaggttatgcttcagctatacaaggcatgagtaagaccacatctggagtactgtgtacagtactggtctccttatttaaggaaggatgtaaatgcgttggaggcagtacagagaaggtttactagactaataccgggATTGGGCGGGctatcttgtgaggaaaggttggacaggctaggcttgtatctactggagtttagaagagtaagaggcgacctgattgaaacatataagatcctaaggtcttgacagggtggatgtggaaagattgtttccccttgtgggagaatctagaactgggggtcacggtttagaaataaggggtcgcccatttaagacagagatgagatgaACTTTGTTCTCtcatagggtcgtgaatctttggaattctcttcctgaaaaagcagtggaagcagagtccatgAATATTTTaacgcagagatagatagattcttgggaagcaagggggtggaaggttatcagggtgggtaggtggaaatgtggtgtaatcagttcagccataaacttattgcgtggcggagcaggcccgaagggccaagtggcctactcctgctcctaattgtatgttcatatgattgcacaatgttcagcaccatttgcaactcctcagatactgaagcagtccgtgcaagaatgcagcaagacctgcacaatatccaaacttgggctgataagtggcaagtaacagtcgcgccacacaagtgccaggcaatgaccatttcaaacagaagagtatctaaccatctccccttgacattcaatggcattaccccaCTATcagtaccccactatcaacatcctgggggttactattgaccagaaactgaactggagtagccatataagtacagtggctgcaagagcatagatatatgtatatatacacgtatggaatactctgcacttgcagcCAAGTAATTTCTACCCATCAATCAGATAACCATCTATCAAATTTCCAGGTATCAGGTCCCAATCTGAGCAACCACCAACAATCTGCAATGATTGGCCCCATCTCCACTTTCTATTGGATCTCATAAATCAAATGCCCAGAAATCCATCCCTCATACATCAGACTCCCACCCATCTGACCCCAATCCATCATTTTCCATCATTCTGACCCCCATCTATCAGACCCCGTTCTGTCAAACTTTGTCAGTGACATACATCAATCAGACCCACGTTTATGGTATCCTAGCAATCGAATTCCCACCCACATTACTCAGATTCCCATCTATTAGACTCCATCAATGTGAATCCCATCTATCAGATTCCCATCATGCAGAGCCTCATTAATCAGACTCACATTTATCAGACCCTATTGATCAGAATCCCCTCAAACTGATCTCCAATACTACATTTCCAATCGATcagacaccacccccacccccccctatcAGATCCCATGCAGAGAGACCCATATTAATCAGTCCCATTATCAATCAGAGCCACCAGGATCAGTGGACAATGTTTTAATGACTGGAGTGCTCTGTGACTCCTGGTCTGCAGCCCTGTGGAGTTTGATTAACCCACTTTCTGGGTCATTGATCCTCTTTTATTATCTTCAGTCTTCTTCTTTTACACTGTGCTTCTCACTCTCTTGTCATGCATTTAAGGCTTTTAAATCAACACACACACCCAAAATCATTGAAAAATAAATTTATTCTCAAATATAATTTATAACATCAATGTGAAATAGATTTTAAATCTTTTTACTCTCTAAATCAATATTATTCTATCACGTCAATGTGAAATAAAATCTTTTTACTATCTAAACTAATGAATATTATTCCTCCTCCTCTGCCCTTCTGTCCAGCGAGGAAGAATCGATGGCCACTTCCTCATAATCCTTCTCGAGTGAGGCCATGTCCTCCCGTGCGTCCTGGAACtccccttcctccagcccctcccccacgtaCCAGTGGACAAAGGCCCGCTTGGCGTACATCTTATCGAATTTGAGGTTGATGCGGGTCCAAGCCAAGGAAATGGCGGTGGTGTTGCTCAGCATACAGAGGGCTCGCTGCACCTTTGCCAGATCACCACCTGGTACCACCGTCGGTGGCTGATAGTTGATGCCAACCTGTGCAGTGGGGAGGAAAGAGATTACATTAGATTCAGCTACATAAGCAGAAGCTTCAAAATCAGATCTGTTTGTTGCCAAATAGATTCTAAAAAGGCTAAAGTTATGAACTGGGTTGCGTCTTTCACTGGACGAGAATAAGCTCCAGTTATTCACTGGGCTCTTCTAGGTTTGAAGCTTCAGTTTCTGATAGACGATGCAGTGAGGCTGCATTCAGAATCTAACTGAGTTCCATATTGCACCTTTTCAAATGTGACCCTGATTGTCAGGAAGACATTTTCTCATTTCAAGGCAGGACTTCTCCTGGGACTGTCAAGCCTGCAATCAAGGATTGAAGCTGAGAGAATTCTGTTGAAAGCCTCAGAGAGAGCTCCTCTTTGGGccagcgatggagagtgtctgttacTTTACACTTCCAGAATAGAGGGAAAAGTTTTGATCCAGACTGAACAGACATACTGTTCACATGTGAGATGAGATTGACACAATCCATGTTTGGCCAGGGCTCCATGGATTGGACAAAACAAAACACACTTACCTTGAACCCAGTCGGGCACCAATCAACAAACTGGATCGAGCGCTTGGTCTTGATGGTTGCAATGGCAGCGTTGACATCCTTGGGCACCACGTCTCCACGGTACAGCATGCAGCACGCCATGTACTTGCCCTGGCGGGGGTCGCACTTCACCATCTGGTTGGCTGGCTCAAAGCATGCGTTGGTGATCTCCGCCACCGACAGTTGCTCGTGGTAAGCCTTCTCGGCCGAAATAGTGGGCGCATAGGTTACCAGAGGGAAGTGAATTCGGGGATAGGGGACCAGGTTGGTTTGGAACTCAGTCAGGTCCACGTTGAGGGCACCGTCGAACCGCAGCGACGCTGTGATGGATGACACTACCTGTCCAAGGAGACGGTTGAGGTTGGTGTAGGTCGGTCGCTCAATGTCAAGGTTACGCCGAGATATGTCGTAAATGGCCTCATTGTCGAACATGAAGGCGCAGTCAGAGTGCTCGAGGGTGCAGTGGGTGACGAGTACGGCATTGTATGGCTCGACCACCGCGGTGGAAATCTGTGGCGCGGGGTAAACGGAAAACTCTAGTTTGGATTTCTTGCCGTAGTCGAcggagagtctctccatcaggagggAAGTAAAGCCCGAACCGGTCCCACCCCCGAAACTGTGGAAGATGAGGAAACCCTGCAGTCCTGTACACTGGTCAGCCTGTGGGTAAACAATGTACAAAATATTAAAAAGGAGCAAGAGATTGCATCTGTCACCAAGGAACAGTGACCACCTGGTGGCACGGAGCCATGGGAGGTGGTGAGATGGGCCTGCGGGAGCCTGGAGGGAAAGTATAATGGCAGCCAGGTGGAAGCAGTGGGGAAAGAAGGATGGAAAGAGGTGCCAGCACTATCTGTGTAGTTCGGGTTGGGGAAGGCAATGTCAAGGAAATTCCCAGCCTCTTTTCATGAATGTTACTGGTCACAAGGAGTATTGGAGAGACATCAGTAGTGATATTGAAGTGAATGCGTAGTTTAGTTGCATCACATGGCCATTTATAAGATTTAATTTGGACAAAGATAACGGGATAGTGGCCAGTGGTAAATGGTGAGACAGGTGCTGCTGGAATTTGACAATGTCCGCCTTTACACAACTTACCAGCTTCCGTATGCGATCCAAGACCAGATCCACAATCTCCTTGCCGATGGAGCAGTGGCCCCGCGCGTAGTTATTAGCCGCGTCCTCCTTGCCGGTGATGAGCTGCTCGGGGTGAAAGAGCTGTCGGTAGGTGCCGGTACGGACCTCGTCTGGGGACAGGGAACAGAGATTTAAAAGCATGAAAACAGAACATTCTAGCAAATTTGATGCCTTCATGGCATATTTCAGAGTTTAATGAGAGCACTGACTCAttgtcattgaaacatacaagattctgaaggggcttgacagggcagacactgaggttgtttcccctgattgggaaaTCTAGAAAACGAGGGTAGTCTCcgaataaggggctgatcattaaggactgagatgaggagaaattacttcactcaaagggttattagTCTTTGTATTTCTCTACCCCAATGGGTTGtcaatgctccatcactgaatatatttaaggctgagatagacagattcttgctcTCAAAGAATCAAGGCATACAGGGACTGGCGTGAAGGTGGAGTtgaactcctgttcctatttctt from Heterodontus francisci isolate sHetFra1 chromosome 49, sHetFra1.hap1, whole genome shotgun sequence carries:
- the LOC137358392 gene encoding tubulin alpha-1A chain-like, with amino-acid sequence MPSDKTIGGGDDSFNTFFSETGAGKHIPRGVFIDLEPTVIDEVRTGTYRQLFHPEQLITGKEDAANNYARGHCSIGKEIVDLVLDRIRKLADQCTGLQGFLIFHSFGGGTGSGFTSLLMERLSVDYGKKSKLEFSVYPAPQISTAVVEPYNAVLVTHCTLEHSDCAFMFDNEAIYDISRRNLDIERPTYTNLNRLLGQVVSSITASLRFDGALNVDLTEFQTNLVPYPRIHFPLVTYAPTISAEKAYHEQLSVAEITNACFEPANQMVKCDPRQGKYMACCMLYRGDVVPKDVNAAIATIKTKRSIQFVDWCPTGFKVGINYQPPTVVPGGDLAKVQRALCMLSNTTAISLAWTRINLKFDKMYAKRAFVHWYVGEGLEEGEFQDAREDMASLEKDYEEVAIDSSSLDRRAEEEE